The segment TGTATCGTTCGATCGTCGTGTCGGCATGCTCGGTGGTCATCGCGATCGCCGGTTGCAGCGGGAGCGGATCCGGCTCGTCATCGGCTTCACCGTCACCGCCGGATCATACCGCGCTGCCGGCGACCTCGAAGACGCTGGTGACCTTCCAATTCAACGACGTGGCGGTCGCGACGGGCGGCTCGAATACGTTGCGGCTCGGTTTCGCGATCACGAACGCTTCCGACGACCCTCTGCTGTGCGACCCGTCAGAGTTCAACATCCAGCTCAGCGATGGGTCGGTCCTCACCGCGGACGCGAGCGCGGACGACACATGCGATCCGGGATCGGTCGACCCGCATGCCGACGGCAAGGCGACGATGTTCTTCGACCTGCCGCATCCCTATACGGGGCCGGTGATTCTCTTTATGGTCGTCAACGACAACGTGATCGGCCAGGGGACGACGACCCTCAAATAGTCTTCGGCGCCTAGCCGCCGAGGTCGTGGATCTTTATCCGATCAAGGCCGCCAAGACCGGTCGAGGGCCCGGTTATGATCCGCGACGGCACGACTGGGCCCTTCGCGCTCTGCGACATGTCGAGCATTCCCGGGGTGCCATCGGCGTCCGCAAGCGCGGACATCTCAAGATTGCTGTCATGGATCTGGATCCCTAAGATGGTGCCCCAGCCGATCGCCTGCACGGTGCGCGCCGGCTTGGCGTTCCCCGACCGCGATGCGGGAAAAACGAGCACCTGGTGTCCGTCGGATACGTAGATGACGTCCGTCCGGTTGACCCGCAAATCGACTGCGCCAGCCAATCCGGTGTTCGGCCCGGCGATCGTGCGGATCGGCGTGACGTCGCCGTTCGCACCTGCGGCGAACTCCGAGATCGCCTGGTTGGCGGCGTCGAGCGCGAAGACGTTGTTCGCCGCGTCGAGCGCGACCGCCACGACGTCCGACAGCCCCGTGTGGGGACCAGCGATTGTGCGGCTCGGCGAGACGACGCCGTTGACGCCGGGCCCGAACACGAGCACGCCATCCGTCTGGGATGCGACGTAGACATCGCGAGCGAGGTCCATCGCAATGCCGAGTGGGGCATCGGTCATCGCGCTCGACGTGATCGTGCGCGCCGGGGTGGCGTCACCCGTCGCGTCCGGGTTGTAAACTTTGATGTTCGGACCCGACGGGCCGGCATCGCCGACGTAGACGAAGCCGCGTTTATCGACCTCGACCGTTTGCGGCGCGGTCAAACCGGTGCTCGGTCCTTGTATGTTTTGCTCGGGCGTCACGTCGCCATTCGCAAACCAGTCGAACGCGATGACCGCATCGGACGTCGCGTCAGCGACGAAAAGCTGGTGCGGTCCCGGTGAGCCCGTCTCGACGGGGGCGGGCATGGCGCCCCGCGAGACCGACGTCTGCGTCGGTGACACCGCGTGTGACGCGCAGCCGATGACGATCGCGGCGCACACGCCGGCGGCGAAGAGCGATCCGAATCGTGGCATGGGTCTCCTATCGTCTGCAGGCTATCTCGTGGACGGTCGGCGCACGCCAGAGCGCGTGCCGATCAGGCCGAACTCTTCGACGCTGTGCGGCGTGCCGACGAAGACGCGTCCGTCGATCGCGGTCGGCGTCAAGAACGGCTGCGAGTGGAGGTTCGTCCAATAGGCGACGCTCGCTTGATACAGCTTGTGCTGAAGGTTCGTCGCGTCGTAGGCGAAGAGCTGGACCTGCGAGCTCGACTTGTCGCCCGGCCGATTCGTCATCCAGACGATGCCGGTGTTCGCAGTCGCACCGTTGGACGTCACCATCGGAATCGCTCCACCGGTGCCACATTTGTGGACCGCCTGCGACGAGAACACGAGTTGGGTCGACGGCGACGTCTGCAGTTGATATGCGCGCAGTGAATTGCCATTGCCGCAGAAGTACAAGTACGTGCCGGTCGGACCAGCGTAGTATCCAGGGCCGCCGCGGACCGTTCCAAGCTCCGTCGACATCTCTTGCACGACGTTGTCCGGACCGCCGGGCGTGTACCCGCCGAGCCCATCGCGATTGAGCAAGTAGATAGTGCCCTCGAGCCCGGCGATAACAGCGAGGTGTGGAAACGTACCGGGCTGATCGGGTAGCACCAGAACGCCGCCGCCGCCAAGATCGTGGTCCTGTTGCGTGAGTATCGCCTGATCCTGTGGCGTGAACGAATCGGTGATCGAGAGCGTGTTCGTCATCTTGAGGACCGTATCGCCCCAGTTCTGGCCGCCTGTATCCGCGTCGAATGCGCCGTCACCCGTCGCCACGTAGACGTTGCCGAATTCATCCACCTCCGGGCCCCACCCCGCAGCCCAGATGCACGCGTAGTAACGGTTCGTCACGTCGAGCGTCGTGTTCAAGTAGGCGACCAGACTCAACGAGGTCGCGTCGTACGCGAAGATCCAACCGTGCGGTTTGCCGCCGGGCACGTCGTTGTGCGAGCCGAAGCTGGCGTACACGAGACCGTTCGCGAGGAGCATCGACGCACGGTTGAGTTGGCGCAGCGGGTCGAACGGCGCCGGCTTGCCGTTGTTCAGAAGTGGGGTCGCCGTGATGTCGACCGGGCTGCCGGGCACGTCGGTGCCATCGTTGAGGTTGACGGCATGGAGGAATTGGTGGTACGCGAACACGCCGCCGCCCATGTCTTGCTGGATCGCTGCGACGAAATAGATGATGTTCGTGTTCGGATCGATCGCTGGCGTCGACGTGATGCCGACGGTGGGTGCGATGTCCACCGCCCTGACTGCTTGATACGGGATCGGGTTGGCTCCCGCCGAGGGATTCGCGTAGTTCTGCTGCCAGAGTTGCTGACCAGTGTCCGTGTCGAAGGCGTACATCGAGTCGTTTTCGGTCGCGACGATGACGACGTTGTGGGTCGAGCCGGCCACCGTCGCTTGCGACATGTAGAGCGGTTGCGCGAGCACGAAGCCGTCGACCGGCAGACTGAAGATATGGCCGAACGTCGTCGCGTTGACGTTCGACTGATTGAGTGTGACCTCGTTTTGGTTCCACCCCGTGTGCGCGAGGTCGTAGTGGTACTGGAGATAGTCGTTCTGCACAGTCCCCGTTGTGCGGATGACGCTGCCACGGGGACCGGCACTTACCACAGTGATGAGCGTACCGGGCTTGAAGGGAGAGCGAAGCCTGATAGCCTCGACGGCCGACCGGGCGGTGCCGGCACCGAATAGCTGGCCGTTCGCTAATATCTCGTAGCGCTGACCTGGCCGCAGGCCTCGAACGACGAGCTGCCTCGACATCTGATCGAGGCGCCCGAGCCGAACGGGCATCGGCGCCGCATGCGCCGGGAACGGGTTATGGAGAACGGCCGACAAGAAAAGCGCGACGGTGAACAGCATTTATCCGACCCCTGGCAAAGTGGTATGTAGAACGCCCACCGGCTCATAGGGCCGGATAGGGTTCACTCGCGGCTCATTATATCAAAAGAGCCCGCCGCGTGCTCGAAGACTTTCGTCCTGGTCCTAAGAATAAGCGAGCGGCAGGCTCTTTTGGACCTCTAGTACAGCATCCAGTCGCGTCGAAAATGCCGCTCGCGCCCGACGCAGATCTCATGTTTACTCGCCAGAGGTCTTGATCTCAGCGCGAACGAGCTCTTCCGCTACGGATCACCCGCAAGAGAGGCGCTGACACGTATTGAACAACGACGGCGGTGGGGGATTAGCTCAGCTGGTAGAGCGCTTGCATGGCATGCAAGAGGTCATCGGTTCGAGACCGATATCCTCCACATCGCAACCCTGATTCCGTAACGGCTTCCCCATTTCTCGCGATCAATCCCACGACGGTCCAAGGGTGCGCTGTGTACCCAAGGTGTACCCTTTTGGACTGATGAGCTATTCGGATAACCGACTCGGCATCGAGGTCGAGCATCTAAACCGAATCATCGACTGTGTCCCCATTTTACGACGGCCGTCCACGAGATCACGTGGGCGCTGCCAATGGCCGCGCTTCATCGACTTCGATCAGATCTATTCAGTCTCTTGGACGACAAATGGTCAGGCATCGCGAATACTAGATTCCGAATGACCTCGAGCGCTTTGTCGCCGGCGTGCCCGTGCACCGGCGCAAGCAGAGGAGGCGCCTCTTTCGCGCTGCTAGGCGTCTGTCTTGCAGCTCTCGGCGCCTGATCGTGCCGGCGCTAGGCAGCTCTTTTTTCGACAAGCTCCTCCAGAGTGGGTTTGACCAGTGACGATGGAGAAGTGACCGCAAGCGTTTCTGGGACGCGGGCAAGGTGAGGTCGTAATGCGCATCTTCTTTTCGGTCGTCCTTGCGTTCGTCGTTATTCTCGAGTCCTACGCGATGAGCCTGATTCTTGCTTCTCGCAGATTCGACTCGGCGGAGAAGGTCCTCGCGGGGGCGCTATTTCTTGCGATTGTCGCGCTGCTCGTCTATGCGATGATACGTGGTGGCGAAAGCGAGCGCCGGCGCCGTGAGCAACGCATCAAGCGGGGGGAGAGCTCGAGCGGCCTCTAATGCGCGGGTCGCGTTCTCTAGCCAGTATGGCGACCCTGGACCAGCGTACCGATGCCGGCCGTGCGTGCACGCTGCGCTTCGTCCGAATACTCGCGCCTGAGCTGGTCGACCTCGGGCAGAACCGAGACAAACGCCGCGACGACCTTCGGGTCGAACTGGGAGCCGATGCCCCTCTCGACCTCCGCCACTGCCGCATCAACGGCCCATGCCTGCTTATACGGCCGAACGGACGTCAATGCGTCGAACACGTCGCTGAGCGCGCAGATCCGCCCTTCGAGCGGAATCGCGTCTCCTTTCTTGCCGTGCGGATACCCGCTGCCGTCAAA is part of the Candidatus Eremiobacteraceae bacterium genome and harbors:
- a CDS encoding PQQ-binding-like beta-propeller repeat protein; translated protein: MLFTVALFLSAVLHNPFPAHAAPMPVRLGRLDQMSRQLVVRGLRPGQRYEILANGQLFGAGTARSAVEAIRLRSPFKPGTLITVVSAGPRGSVIRTTGTVQNDYLQYHYDLAHTGWNQNEVTLNQSNVNATTFGHIFSLPVDGFVLAQPLYMSQATVAGSTHNVVIVATENDSMYAFDTDTGQQLWQQNYANPSAGANPIPYQAVRAVDIAPTVGITSTPAIDPNTNIIYFVAAIQQDMGGGVFAYHQFLHAVNLNDGTDVPGSPVDITATPLLNNGKPAPFDPLRQLNRASMLLANGLVYASFGSHNDVPGGKPHGWIFAYDATSLSLVAYLNTTLDVTNRYYACIWAAGWGPEVDEFGNVYVATGDGAFDADTGGQNWGDTVLKMTNTLSITDSFTPQDQAILTQQDHDLGGGGVLVLPDQPGTFPHLAVIAGLEGTIYLLNRDGLGGYTPGGPDNVVQEMSTELGTVRGGPGYYAGPTGTYLYFCGNGNSLRAYQLQTSPSTQLVFSSQAVHKCGTGGAIPMVTSNGATANTGIVWMTNRPGDKSSSQVQLFAYDATNLQHKLYQASVAYWTNLHSQPFLTPTAIDGRVFVGTPHSVEEFGLIGTRSGVRRPSTR